TGTCATAACGACAGTGTGAACGACTGAATTGCCAGGGTTCTGTTAATTGACGTCGTTGGATTAAATAAAATGACTCCTGATCACTCAGGAGTCACCGCTTAACTGCGTAGGACTTTTAATTTGCAGCGAAGTGTTTAGACAAGCATGCCACTCTTTGTTTAGTAAACTTCACTTGTCACCATCATTGTCATCATTATTCTGTTTGTCAGCCAAAGTCTCTGTGTCGCGCACTTGTTTCTTAGCTGTAGAATCCTGATCACGTTTTTGCTTTTTAGCTAAGGCATCCGCGTCGCGCTGTTGCTTCTTAGCCGCAGAATCCTCATCACGTTTTTGTTTCTTAGCCGCAGCATCTCCATCACGTGTTTGCTTCTCATCCAGGGCATCATCATTGTTAGGTCCAGAAGTCATATGAATAATCACTCCTCTTTATTCAATCTCGCAGCATTGTATGAAAAGCGAAATCAAACGTTACGAACGATTGCCTAGTAGATCGTTTCTTAAATATCGTAATTAATATAGGTTTCTGGTATCCTAGATGTAGGAGGGGATACCAATGGGCAATCGCCGCAGGAAACCGATGCTGGTGCTATCCGAAGAAGAGCGTTCACTGCTACAGAAGGTCTCACAGTCTAGGACAGAGCAAGTTCGTCGCGTGGAGCGCGCCAAGATATTGCTGCAATTGGAGAGCGGTGCATCTGCACAAGCTGTCGCGAAGACGTTGGATACCAACGCAGTCAAGGTTCATCGGTGCCTGAACAAGGCGTTGCAGTTTGGCATCTCCACAGCATTGGTATGCGTCAAATTCTTCACACCTAGCGAGGATACCGGATTCCTGAAAGAATGCAGTTAAAACTTTCAAGGAGGGCTTCGTTATGACCAAAAAAGAATTGGCAGAATTACGAGAAACGTGGCGTGAACGCGTAGCTGCATTCCGGGATAGCGGTCTGAGTGGCGCGGCGTGGTGCGCTGAGCAAGGCATAAAAGAACATCAATTGTGGTATTGGGTAAGTCGCTTTCGTGAAAAATCCCCGAAACCGTCCGTTTCGACTGACTTTCTACCCGTGCAGGTTCATGAGTCCATTGCCAATCTCCCTCTGCTCGTCCGGGTTGGCTCCGTTGCCATTGAAGTACACCCGGGATACGACGCCCAACTGTTGCGTGACCTGGTTGAGACACTCACGGGCTCATGCTGAACCATATCGGTACAGAACAGCGCGTCTATCTTGCGTGTGGTGTCACGGACATGCGGAAGAGTATCGATGGATTGGCGGCCTTGGTGCAAACGCAATTCCAGTTAGACCCGTTCTCCCAATGTGTCTTCGTTTTTTGCAATCGTCAGCGGGACAAATTGAAGATTCTGTATTGGCAGTATAACGGATTCTGGTTATTGTATCGCCGGTTGGAACGAGGCCGATTTGAGTGGCCCAACTCGTCTCAGGACAAGACGCTTGTCATTAGCCAACGCCAGTTGAATTGGTTGCTGGATGGATTGTCTCTCAACCAGCAGAAAGCTCATCCCAAGGTGGCGGCGCAAAAGGTCGTCTGAGTGCCTGAAAGGCAGGCATGGATTTTGAAACAAAAAGTTATTGGAACCCTTGATATGACAAGGATTTCGGGGTGTGTTCGTCGAAGAGATAACTATGGAAAATACGTCTTCAGAAACCATCGAACAAGTTGAAGTTCTACAACAGCGCTGCACTTCCTTGGAACAGGAGAACGCCGAATTAAAACAGCAAGTGAACTTGCTGCTTGAACAACGGCGTCTGGATCGGCAAAAGCGTTTCGGGGCATCCAGCGAGCGGTCTGACGCTGAGCAGATGCGGTTGTTCAATGAGCCAGAGACGGCGTCGGATGAAGAGCCAGAAATAGAAGAGCCTTTGGTTGATACGGCGACACGCAAGCCACGCAGGAAACAACCTGGACAGCGGGAAGCCATGCTGGCGAACCTCCCTGTTGAGCGGATGGAATACCGCCTGCCAGAGGCAGAGCGCGTGTGCCCGTGTTGTGGCGGCCCCTTGCACGAGATGAGTGCGGAGGTACACCGGGAACTCAAACATATTCCGGCACAGACGGTCGTCGTTGAACGTGTGCAATACATCTACGGGTGTCGACCGTGTGAGAAAAATGAGATTCACCCGCCCGTGGTCAAGGCGGACATGCCGCGCTCGGCGTTTCCCGGGAGTCTGGCGTCGGCATCCATGGTGTCTTATATCATGAGTAAGAAGTTTGTGGAAGGCATGCCTTTGTACCGACAGGAGCAGCAATTCACCCGACAGGGCATATCACTTTCTCGTCAGACGCTGGCGAATTGGGTGGTAGTCGGAGCCACGCGTTGGCTGAGCCTCATATTCGACAGGCTTCATGAGGAATTGCTTGCCCGACATTATTTACATGCAGATGAGACAACACTGCAGGTACTACACGAACCCGGACGGGCGGCCAATTCGAAATCGTATATGTGGCTGTACCGAAGTGGACGTGATGGACCGCCGATTGTGCTGTATGACTATCAAGAGAGTCGGTCGAAGGAGCATCCGAAGACGTTCCTCCGAGGGTTCAAGGGGTACCTGCATGTAGACGGATATGCCGGATACCACGACGTGGAGAACGCGACACTGGTCGGGTGCTGGTCTCATGCGCGGCGCGGTTTCAATGACGCCCTTCAATCGCTGCCGAGCGCCGAACAGAAAAAACTTCGGCTGCACGGACTGGGCTTCAATATTGTAATGAGTTATTCAAGATTGAACGTGGGTTGAAGGACGCCACACCGGAAGAACGTCGAGCAGGCCGAGAAAAGCAAAGTCGACCCGTGCTCGATGCTTTTTCAGCATGGTTGCATGAGCAGAGTCCACTTGTGCTGCCAAAGAGTGTTTTAGGCAAAGCCATTACGTATTGCATGAACCAATGGAGCAAACTCATTGTGTTTCTAGAAGACGGGAACCTGGAACTGGATAACAACCGGAGTGAGCGGTCTATCAAGCCTTTTGTGATCGGCCGCAAGGCGTGGATGTTCAGTAATACACCACGTGGTGCGAGAGCAAGTGCCATTACTTATAGTTTGGTAGAGACGGCGAAAGAGAATGGTTTAGATCCGCGCCTATATCTGGAGTATCTGTTTGAGCGGCTACCAAACATCCAAATGGATGACGAGCATGTCGTAGACGCTTTGCTGCCGTGGTCCGAAGAGTTGCCAGAGGAGATACGAAAACGAAAGACAAGAGCATAGAAGATCAACATCCCCGCCAGCGACGCTGCGGGGATTCATTATATCCGATTATGAACAAACGTGGTTCGTGCACAAGGTGTGCCGGGTTTGACGTTCACCAGCATTGGATGACCTGCCTCGTAGCGGGAGACCTCCCGAGATTACGCCCGAGGCGCAGGCTTGGATCATATCTCTGGCTTGTCAAAAGCCTAAGGACCTCGGATACTCGTATGAACTGTGGACGATTCGGCTATTGGCGAAACACATCCAGGAACACGCCGTGTCTGCTGGACATGAGTGTGCCTCACGTATTAGCGCCGGCACCATCTCGAAGATGCTGTCGGCCAATGATATCAAGCCGCACAAGGTTCGCTATTATTTAGAGAAACGGGACCCAGACTTCGACGAAAAGATGGCTCAGGTGTTATGCGTATACCAGCAGGTACAGTTCATGCTCGATGAAGAGGAGAATGCATTTTACACGACGACAACGGTGTCCTATGACGAAAAGCCGGGGATTCAAGCTATCGGGAACACGGCACCGGACCTGCCACCACAACCAGGTCAACACAGTAGCGTAGGGCGCGATCATGAATATGTTCGCTATGGCACACTGAGTCTGTTGGCGGGTATCGACCTGATCACGGGCGAAGTCATCGGCAGTTTGGAAGATCGGCACAGAAGCCGGGAGTTCGTTGCCTTTCTGAAAAAGTTGGATGCCCATTATCCGCTGGAATGGAAAATACAAATGATTCTCGATAATCACTCGGCGCATACGTCGAAAGAAACACAAGCCTATTTGGAGACCGTACCCAACCGCTTTGTGTTCGTGTTCACGCCCAAACATGCATCGTGGTTGAACATTATCGAATCGTTTTTTGCAAAGATGACGAAGAGTATGCTTCGACACATCCGAGTATCCTCGAAGGAGGAACTGCGACAACGGATCGAAATGTATCTACACGAAGTCAATCAAAGTCCGGTTCAATTCCATTGGAGATATGGACTGGAATCTAAGACGCAACAACCGGGTTAAAAATTACGTTATATAGGAAACGTTGTACTAGTGAGTCTTGATTGTTCGGAGTGGAATGCTGAACTGTATAGGTCTTTATACTGTGTCGTCCCCAAACAGTACGCGCCACGTAAGGACTCGTACCGTTAAAACCGACTGCACAAATTGTTTTTGTACCAAGTACAGCTATAACATTCTCGTTTTTCAACGTTGTCATCTGCCATTGGGCAGTATACTAGGGCGTTGTTTGTCTCAATAAAGGGCTTGACGTCGGGGTGAATAGTTAACACTTGAGGTTTCGTTCTATTTGAAAAGTGAATTTCCGTATCCAAGCTTTCTCATCTTCCTGTCACATTACATACCCGTATATATTACCACAGCATGGAAACACAAAAAATATGGGCCTGCGAAGGAAATCGTAACGATCGTATTATTGCTTTAATCTAGTTTTGGACACATGGATTCTCGTTGATAGGCGCGGACAAAGTTGGTGTTGCAGCTGAATACTCACTAGCGGAGGCATGGAGTAATTGTAACACTTGAAGCCGATGTACCGTCTTGAAGATTGTGGAGGTGTATACTGTGAAAAAATGCACCTTGGCAGAACAGATGACGATCGATTTCTTTGAGCACGATTCAAAAAGAGGTTTTGAGATGAAAAGGAAAGGTATTATCACTGGTTTGCTCGTAGTCAATTTCCTGTTCACTCCAACGGTTTACGCGGACGTATCTGCGGGGGATCGTGTGATCACGTTAGGAAATGATTTAACCCCCTCACAAAAAGAGCAAATCGAAAATGACTTTTCTGAGACGAGTAGTGATCAAGTTGTGACGGTCACTCATGAGGATGAAGAGACCGCGCTGTCAAATGTCGCTCCACAGGCCATGATTGGTACTAAGGCCATTTCCTCGAGTTTGATTACCTTTGAAAATCCAGGTTATGGCGTTCAAGTAGCAACCAATAACATTACCTGGGTGACCAGTGGGATGTATGAAAATGCCCTTCTTACTGCAGGGGTTCAAAATGCTAAAGTATTTGTCGATGCACCTTTTCCGGTTTCTGGAACAGCTGCGCTCGCTGGCATTACGAAAGCTTTCCAAGCCGCAACGGGGCAATCCTTGAACCCGACCAGAACCCAAGTGGCCAACCAAGAAATGGTGCAAACGGCACAACTAGGTCAGCAAATTGGCAATCCAAACAAAGCTGCGCAGTTCATGAACGAATTGAAGCAGAAAGTATCACAGGAAAACCCTCAGACAGATCAACAATATCAGGACATCATCAATCAAGTGGCTAAGCAAATGGGGATCACGTTAACGCCTGATCAAATGAATACACTGGTTGGATTACTAAAAAAGATCAACAGTCTTCATATTGATTGGAATACGCTTTCGAAGGAAGCCATCAACGTTGGGGACAACATCCATCAGTTCATTCAAAACCACCCCAAGCAAACGAATGCGTTTTTTAAATTCATCCAGAACATTACAAATGCATTTTCACAATTGCTGAAGCAAATATTCTGAATGCGACAGGCTTGATTAAACTGGCATGGCAACAGGTGTTGACGTGGAGGCAAGAAGCCAGGGTAGGTAAAGTGGTTTCAATTGCAATAAACCGTTGTGCGTGGACCCTTCATACAACTATAACAAATTAGATGAAAATGGATGACCAGACGAATTTTTGAACCTTGCTTCGGAATTAGTGTGAGTCGAGCGACTTCCGGGACAGCCAACCCGGAAGCCGCATGATCACGACATGAATTGACTAGCGAACACATTTCAGTGTGACAGTCGCCTTAAATAAGTCGCCATCCACCCCGAGATCCAACCTTCCTCCGTGGAGGTCGACAATTGACTTGGCGATGGCAAGCCCCAGTCCGGATCCATCCGTATGACGGGAGGTGTCACCGCGTTTAAATCGTTCAAACAACTCGTCAATATTTTCGCTCAGCTCATATTTCGTGATGTTTTTAAAGGTTAGTAAGACGTTGTCGTCAGACGTTGTGATCGAAATATGAACTCTCGTGTGCTCTAATGAGTATTTCAGGATGTTCCTGATCAGGTTGTCAAACACGCGCCACAACTTCTGACCGTCAACCACGCAATAAATTGGTACATCTGGAGTTGTTACGCGGAATTGTAGCGTTGATTGGTCAATCAGCTCATTGTTTTCAGCCAATGCTTGTTGCAGCAATTGGGCAATATCAACCTGTTCTCTCACAAGTTGAATGCTTCCACTAGCCATTATGGAGGCTTCAAACAAGTCGTCAATGAGCACTTTCAGCCGTTTCGATTTCTGATCAAGAATCTCAATGTATGCATCGCGATTCTCAGCCGACAGTTCAGGAGTTTTCAACAATTCCGTATACGTGATAATCGACGTCAACGGCGTGCGTAAATCATGACTGACGTTCGTGATGAGATCGGTTTTCAATCGTTCGCTCTTTGCCTGGGAGGCCAGGGACGTTTCAACGCCGTGTTTCAAGGCGTTCACATTCTCTGCCAACTTGGCCAGTACGGAATTCCCCTTGATCGGCAAATCGGGCTCGGCATATCCAGCAGCTAGCCGATTGGTCGTCTCAACGATCCGATTAAAATACCCGACTCGCCCAAAAGTGATGACTAATGCCGGAATGGTTACCATGACAAAGAGTGGTACGTAAAGAAGGATCGCCTTAGGCTGAATGCACACAACCATGATTCCAAAGCCTGATGCGTAGATGATTCCCAAAAGCAACATGACCTGTGCACCGGTGCTGCGACTCAGAAAGGCGTCGCGAATGGCAGTGTTGGTCCTGTGGATTACACTATACTCCCATGCCATTTTCCATTGGTCCTTGTCACGAAACCTTTGAATGATGAACTGCCCTTGCATCATTGTCAGCGCAACAAGTACTGTGCAAATGAACAATCGTCTAAGGTACTGTAAGACATCATACGAGAAGGTGGGACCGACATTCCTTACCTGAATAAGCGTACAAAGGCCGAAAAAAAGGGCGATGACGATACTAACGTCAATGGGTAATCGATTGTAATATTGCGCGTAGGTCTCATATTCCAGCGACTCGTAGATGGATATTTTCTTTAACCAAAAGAGGCTCACAAACAATGCACTCAGACCACACGTAATATACGCGTACATTAGCGTTTGGTCCGGGTAGTAGCTGTGGAACAGGAAGGGCAACGTTCCGCTTAGCCCAAATGTAAACAAGAAAAGCCATGCGGATACAGCAACCCTATTTTTCAATTTTGTATCCAATACCCCACACCACCTTCAGATATCTCGGATTTTTTGGATCGATCTCGATTTTTTCCCGGATCTTTCGAATGTGAACAGCCACTGTGTTTTCCGCATTGAAGCCCGGTTCTTTCCAGACACGTTCATATATTTCGGAGATGGAAAAGACACGCCCCGCGTTGGTCATGAGCAACTCGACGATTTTGTATTCAATAGGGGTTAATCTCACCACGTCACCATCCACCGCGACTTCCTTGGCCGACGGATCCAATGTTAAACCATGAATACGAATGAGCTTATCGTTTCCTTCATATGTACCGAGAGCAACATACCTTCTCAACTGTGACTTCACCCTTGCAATTAGTTCCAAGGGATTGAACGGTTTTGTCACATAGTCGTCAGCGCCAATCTGAAGGCCCAGTATTTTATCTGTGTCCTCACTTTTTGCACTGAGAATGATGATAGGGATGTTTTTTTCCTCACGGATTCTAAATGTCGTTGTAATACCATCAAGACGGGGCATCATGATATCCAGGATGATCAAATGAACCTCACATTCATGTAACTTTTCAATCGCCTCCACACCATCTTTTGCTTTCATGACAGTAAGTCCTTCGTTCCTTAAATAAATCTCAATGGCGTCCCGGATCTCCTTATCGTCGTCAACGACCAAAACGGAATGATTGTCCATCAGAAATTCCACCTATCTTTCGCAAATGCAGATCCTGAGAAATCAATTGACGTCCTGGGTACCGGTTCCATCCGATGAGTACAGTCTAAGCGGAGATTCTTAATATGAAGACAGCATAAAACTTAAGATTGTCTTAAATTTAACGGACAGGCGCTAGCATGATCTCCGTTTCCACTGTAGCCCCAGCCACATGAACATAGACGGTATCAATGCATAGACTACGAGAAGTGTAATTTTTAAATGATCCGATAAAGTGAAGAGCTCGGGATAAGCCCATGTGGTGAAGATCGTTTTGGTATAGACCATACATAAATCTGTCATGACGGATCCTTCGTGGATTCCAAATTGACCATTCCAACAAAGGAAAACCGGGATAGATAGCGCGCAGCCAAAGATGGCAGCACCAATGACTGAGAGTAGGTCGTGAAGACTAGAATGAAGATTGTGAAGTTTTGAGTACCCAATAAAGGTGTAAACGAACAAGCCACCAATTGTCATCAGTGAAACAAACCCAGATACAATATTCCCCGAAATAAACTCACTAAAGTTTGTGTATGCACAAATGCCACATAAAGCGCACATGACGATCAGATTGGCTAGTAGTGCTATAAGGTTATTCTTCAACATCATCATACGTCCCACTTCCATTTGGAAATTGGTAGCCCGTCAAGTGTTGTAGTAATTTACAACTATCTTAATTGAGAAAATCCTTGCAGCCAACACAGTATGGAGCCGAATGAACAGAATGGTCCTCGACTGTAAGGCGCTATTCCTCTGCCCATACGTATGGTTTCTGCTCAAATGCTCATTCTAAGTGTCACATTATACATCTGAGCTATCGGTTTGGTTATCCTGATTGAATCGACAGGGAGGGGCACGCTCATGGATATTGTTTGGTATAACCGTTCTATAGGAACGCCAATGGTGACCGTTGCGGCAACGGGCCTGACGTTTAATCAAGCTGCAGTCATCGCACTAAACAACCCGGATTTCATTTGGCTTGGATACGCACGGGATAAGCAGTGGATTGTCGTTCAACCCGTACAAGAAAATAAGCCCGAAGTGTTCCCCTTCGCATCCCGTAAGCGGGATAAGCATGTGCGGGTCCAAAGTAGGGACTTTATCCGTTTCCTGTCAGTACAAGATGATGATTTCGATCTCGGCCGTACGGTACGCGTGCCATCCTACTGGGATACGGACCTTAGCCTTTTAATTGTTGACTTGTCCAAAGCCGAAATGGACGGAGAAGATGAAGATATGTCTGGAGAGGTTGCTGAACCGAGAGGTATGGAAAAAGGATACACAACGTATATCCCGCAATAGTGCCGATTATCTCTATGCACCGACCCTCTTCCAGTTTCAATCCCTTCACCCCATTTTTCGACAAATCACTAGCAAGTTTTGAGCTTTGTTTACCGAGAGACTGGTGTTACCAGAACAATTTCAGTATGAAATCTGACCCTCAACTTGAACTAAATCAGCAAATAGGACGTCTATATATAAGACTGGCCTAATTTGTTATTGTTCGTAGTGATGGTGGATTATCAAAACGAACTATACTCGGATGTTATTACGGATATCTTCGGAGAACGATTATTGAGGGGAAAGAGAAAGTATATGAATAAGTCCTTATCAGTCAGCATGGATTACTCGGGCAGGATCTTTACTAAGGTTCCGGAAGTCACGGTCTACTTTTGGATCGCGAAGGTGCTGACCACTGGAATGGGTGAGGTATTCTCCGATTTTCTCGCATACCATATCAATTCATTCATTGCTGTGGGACTCGGGGGAATTGGTTTTGTCGCCTCGTTGATACTTCAGTTTTCAGTCCGCCGATATGTGCCTTGGATTTATTGGCTTGTTGTCGTCATGGTAAGTATATTTGGCACAATGGTGGCTGATGCTGCACACATTGGATTGGGTATCCCCTATCTCGTCTCAACCATATTTTTTGTGGTAGCACTGGCTGCGATATTCGTTACCTGGTATGCCACGGACAAGACTCTGTCGATACACAGCATCACTACCCGTAATCGCGAGATGTTTTACTGGGCGACTGTACTTGCCACGTTTGCACTTGGTACCGCTGCAGGAGACATGACCGCAACAACCATGCACTTGGGGTACTTCTCTTCAGGCGTATTATTCACTATTTTGCTCGTGGTTCCCGCCTTAGGCTATTGGCTGTTCCGCCTCAACGGAATTTTCGCTTTTTGGTTCGCCTACATCATGACACGCCCGGTTGGTGCGTCGTTTTCTGACTGGATCTCAGTGCCGCACAGTCTCGGTGGTTTGGGACTGGGCAAAGGACTGGTCAGCCTCATTTTGACGATAATCATCGTCGCCATTGTCGGCTACCTAACGGTCACTGGTAAGGACGTCAATGATGAACTGACACATTGATAACGCTGCAGGAGCCCACTCGGTGAGGACCTGTACACGTTTGACTCAAGTTTTTCCGGAATTCTCATTCCAGACAATGCAGCGCCAATTGATCCGATCTCGTCGCCATCAACAGTGTAAATTCGACAACTAACCCTTTGTCTCTCAGGTGAACGTCGCTCACTGGACCTCGGTACGTGTAGGAATGGTGTGGAGGATCAACTGAGAGCGTGTAACTCATTCTGTGAACTAACGGTGCAAATGATACGGAACGGTCGTAACCACGACA
This is a stretch of genomic DNA from Alicyclobacillus dauci. It encodes these proteins:
- a CDS encoding IS630 family transposase, whose protein sequence is MDDLPRSGRPPEITPEAQAWIISLACQKPKDLGYSYELWTIRLLAKHIQEHAVSAGHECASRISAGTISKMLSANDIKPHKVRYYLEKRDPDFDEKMAQVLCVYQQVQFMLDEEENAFYTTTTVSYDEKPGIQAIGNTAPDLPPQPGQHSSVGRDHEYVRYGTLSLLAGIDLITGEVIGSLEDRHRSREFVAFLKKLDAHYPLEWKIQMILDNHSAHTSKETQAYLETVPNRFVFVFTPKHASWLNIIESFFAKMTKSMLRHIRVSSKEELRQRIEMYLHEVNQSPVQFHWRYGLESKTQQPG
- the tnpA gene encoding IS66 family insertion sequence element accessory protein TnpA, with protein sequence MTKKELAELRETWRERVAAFRDSGLSGAAWCAEQGIKEHQLWYWVSRFREKSPKPSVSTDFLPVQVHESIANLPLLVRVGSVAIEVHPGYDAQLLRDLVETLTGSC
- a CDS encoding sensor histidine kinase, with translation MDTKLKNRVAVSAWLFLFTFGLSGTLPFLFHSYYPDQTLMYAYITCGLSALFVSLFWLKKISIYESLEYETYAQYYNRLPIDVSIVIALFFGLCTLIQVRNVGPTFSYDVLQYLRRLFICTVLVALTMMQGQFIIQRFRDKDQWKMAWEYSVIHRTNTAIRDAFLSRSTGAQVMLLLGIIYASGFGIMVVCIQPKAILLYVPLFVMVTIPALVITFGRVGYFNRIVETTNRLAAGYAEPDLPIKGNSVLAKLAENVNALKHGVETSLASQAKSERLKTDLITNVSHDLRTPLTSIITYTELLKTPELSAENRDAYIEILDQKSKRLKVLIDDLFEASIMASGSIQLVREQVDIAQLLQQALAENNELIDQSTLQFRVTTPDVPIYCVVDGQKLWRVFDNLIRNILKYSLEHTRVHISITTSDDNVLLTFKNITKYELSENIDELFERFKRGDTSRHTDGSGLGLAIAKSIVDLHGGRLDLGVDGDLFKATVTLKCVR
- a CDS encoding response regulator transcription factor, translating into MDNHSVLVVDDDKEIRDAIEIYLRNEGLTVMKAKDGVEAIEKLHECEVHLIILDIMMPRLDGITTTFRIREEKNIPIIILSAKSEDTDKILGLQIGADDYVTKPFNPLELIARVKSQLRRYVALGTYEGNDKLIRIHGLTLDPSAKEVAVDGDVVRLTPIEYKIVELLMTNAGRVFSISEIYERVWKEPGFNAENTVAVHIRKIREKIEIDPKNPRYLKVVWGIGYKIEK
- a CDS encoding DUF1002 domain-containing protein, which produces MEVYTVKKCTLAEQMTIDFFEHDSKRGFEMKRKGIITGLLVVNFLFTPTVYADVSAGDRVITLGNDLTPSQKEQIENDFSETSSDQVVTVTHEDEETALSNVAPQAMIGTKAISSSLITFENPGYGVQVATNNITWVTSGMYENALLTAGVQNAKVFVDAPFPVSGTAALAGITKAFQAATGQSLNPTRTQVANQEMVQTAQLGQQIGNPNKAAQFMNELKQKVSQENPQTDQQYQDIINQVAKQMGITLTPDQMNTLVGLLKKINSLHIDWNTLSKEAINVGDNIHQFIQNHPKQTNAFFKFIQNITNAFSQLLKQIF
- a CDS encoding COG3415 family protein — protein: MGNRRRKPMLVLSEEERSLLQKVSQSRTEQVRRVERAKILLQLESGASAQAVAKTLDTNAVKVHRCLNKALQFGISTALVCVKFFTPSEDTGFLKECS
- the tnpB gene encoding IS66 family insertion sequence element accessory protein TnpB (TnpB, as the term is used for proteins encoded by IS66 family insertion elements, is considered an accessory protein, since TnpC, encoded by a neighboring gene, is a DDE family transposase.), whose product is MLNHIGTEQRVYLACGVTDMRKSIDGLAALVQTQFQLDPFSQCVFVFCNRQRDKLKILYWQYNGFWLLYRRLERGRFEWPNSSQDKTLVISQRQLNWLLDGLSLNQQKAHPKVAAQKVV
- a CDS encoding COG4705 family protein, producing MNKSLSVSMDYSGRIFTKVPEVTVYFWIAKVLTTGMGEVFSDFLAYHINSFIAVGLGGIGFVASLILQFSVRRYVPWIYWLVVVMVSIFGTMVADAAHIGLGIPYLVSTIFFVVALAAIFVTWYATDKTLSIHSITTRNREMFYWATVLATFALGTAAGDMTATTMHLGYFSSGVLFTILLVVPALGYWLFRLNGIFAFWFAYIMTRPVGASFSDWISVPHSLGGLGLGKGLVSLILTIIIVAIVGYLTVTGKDVNDELTH